A genomic segment from Panthera tigris isolate Pti1 chromosome A1, P.tigris_Pti1_mat1.1, whole genome shotgun sequence encodes:
- the WASF3 gene encoding wiskott-Aldrich syndrome protein family member 3 isoform X2: MPLVKRNIEPRHLCRGALPEGITSELECVTNSTLAAIIRQLSSLSKHAEDIFGELFHEANNFYIRANSLQDRIDRLAVKVTQLDSTVEEVSLQDINMKKAFKSSTVQDQQVVSKNSIPNPVADIYNQSDKPPPLNILTPYRDDKKDGLKFYTDPSYFFDLWKEKMLQDTEDKRKEKRRQKREKHKLNPNRNQQINVRKVRTRREEWERRKMGIEFMSDTKELAQAGSTAEDRVPRGSHASDVTDYSYPATPNHSLQPQPVTPSYAAGDAPPHGPAAQAPEHEYRPPSASARHMAPNRPQQPPPPPPPQATEGSQASAPVAPADYGMLPAQIIEYYNPSGPPPPPPPPMIPSAQTAFVSPLQIPMQPPFPASAGSSYAPPPHPPAAGLVVTAPPPPGPPPPPPGPPGAGSSRSSSPMHGPPAAEAKRQETAQPPISDARSDLLAAIRMGIQLKKVQEQREQEAKREPVGNDVATILSRRIAVEYSDSDDDSEFDENDWSD, encoded by the exons GCAAACATGCTGAAGACATATTTGGTGAGCTGTTTCACGAGGCTAACAACTTCTACATCAGAGCAAATTCTCTTCAAGACAGAATTGATCGCCTCGCTGTCAAAGTTACCCAGCTGGATTCAACAGTGGAAGAGG TGTCACTACAGGATATCAACATGAAAAAAGCTTTCAAAAGTTCCACAGTCCAAGACCAGCAGGTGGTTTCAAAGAACAGCATTCCTAATCCCGTTGCTGACATTTACAACCAGAGCGATAAGCCACCTCCTCTGAATATTCTTACGCCGTACAG AGATGATAAAAAGGATGGGCTGAAGTTCTACACAGATCCTTCCTATTTCTTCGAcctctggaaagaaaaaatgctCCAGGACACGGAagacaaaaggaaggagaaaaggcgTCAAAAG AGAGAGAAGCACAAGCTGAATCCTAACAGAAACCAGCAAATAAATGTGAGAAAAGTAAGAACAAGAAGagaagagtgggagagaaggaaaatgggcaTTGAGTTCATGAGTGACACCAAGGAGCTGGCACAGGCAGGGAGCACGGCCGAGGACAGAGTGCCCAGGGG GTCGCACGCGTCGGATGTCACAGATTACTCTTACCCGGCGACCCCCAACCACTCTCTGCAGCCGCAGCCCGTGACCCCTTCTTACGCGGCCGGCGACGCACCACCGCACGGGCCGGCAGCCCAGGCCCCCGAGCATGAGTACCGACCCCCCTCCGCCTCGGCGAGGCACATGGCGCCGAACAGACcccagcagccgccgccgccacccCCACCGCAGGCCACAGAGGGGTCCCAGGCCTCCGCGCCCGTGGCGCCAGCAGACTACGG GATGCTCCCAGCACAGATCATTGAGTATTACAACCCCTCAGGACCGCCGCCTCCTCCGCCGCCCCCCATGATTCCTTCAGCACAAACTGCTTTCGTCAGCCCTCTCCAGATCCCCATGCagccccccttccctgcctctgcgGGCTCCTCCTAcgcgcctcctccccaccctcccgccGCGGGGCTCGTGGTCACGGCCCCGCCGCCTCCGGGCCCACCGCCGCCCCCGCCGGGTCCTCCTGGCGCAGGGTCTTCTCGATCCTCCTCCCCGATGCACGGCCCCCCAGCAGCCGAGGCAAAGCGCCAGGAGACGGCACAGCCACCCATAAGCGATGCTCGAAGCGATCTGCTTGCTGCCATTCGAATGG GGATTCAGCTGAAGAAGGTGCAGGAACAGCGTGAGCAAGAAGCCAAGCGCGAGCCGGTTGGGAACGACGTGGCCACGATTCTGTCCAGACGCATCGCCGTGGAGTACAGCGATTCTGACGACGACTCCGAGTTCGACGAGAACGACTGGTCCGACTGA
- the WASF3 gene encoding wiskott-Aldrich syndrome protein family member 3 isoform X1 — translation MPLVKRNIEPRHLCRGALPEGITSELECVTNSTLAAIIRQLSSLSKHAEDIFGELFHEANNFYIRANSLQDRIDRLAVKVTQLDSTVEEVSLQDINMKKAFKSSTVQDQQVVSKNSIPNPVADIYNQSDKPPPLNILTPYRDDKKDGLKFYTDPSYFFDLWKEKMLQDTEDKRKEKRRQKEQKRIDGTTREVKKVRKARNRRQEWSMMAYDKELRPDNRLSQSVYHGASSEGSLSPDTRSHASDVTDYSYPATPNHSLQPQPVTPSYAAGDAPPHGPAAQAPEHEYRPPSASARHMAPNRPQQPPPPPPPQATEGSQASAPVAPADYGMLPAQIIEYYNPSGPPPPPPPPMIPSAQTAFVSPLQIPMQPPFPASAGSSYAPPPHPPAAGLVVTAPPPPGPPPPPPGPPGAGSSRSSSPMHGPPAAEAKRQETAQPPISDARSDLLAAIRMGIQLKKVQEQREQEAKREPVGNDVATILSRRIAVEYSDSDDDSEFDENDWSD, via the exons GCAAACATGCTGAAGACATATTTGGTGAGCTGTTTCACGAGGCTAACAACTTCTACATCAGAGCAAATTCTCTTCAAGACAGAATTGATCGCCTCGCTGTCAAAGTTACCCAGCTGGATTCAACAGTGGAAGAGG TGTCACTACAGGATATCAACATGAAAAAAGCTTTCAAAAGTTCCACAGTCCAAGACCAGCAGGTGGTTTCAAAGAACAGCATTCCTAATCCCGTTGCTGACATTTACAACCAGAGCGATAAGCCACCTCCTCTGAATATTCTTACGCCGTACAG AGATGATAAAAAGGATGGGCTGAAGTTCTACACAGATCCTTCCTATTTCTTCGAcctctggaaagaaaaaatgctCCAGGACACGGAagacaaaaggaaggagaaaaggcgTCAAAAG GAGCAAAAGCGTATAGATGGCACAACCCGTGAGGTGAAAAAGGTTAGGAAAGCCAGAAACAGGCGCCAGGAGTGGAGTATGATGGCATATGACAAAGAGCTTAGACCCGACAACAGGCTGTCTCAGAGTGTGTACCACGGAGCGTCTTCCGAGGGATCCCTGTCCCCAGACActag GTCGCACGCGTCGGATGTCACAGATTACTCTTACCCGGCGACCCCCAACCACTCTCTGCAGCCGCAGCCCGTGACCCCTTCTTACGCGGCCGGCGACGCACCACCGCACGGGCCGGCAGCCCAGGCCCCCGAGCATGAGTACCGACCCCCCTCCGCCTCGGCGAGGCACATGGCGCCGAACAGACcccagcagccgccgccgccacccCCACCGCAGGCCACAGAGGGGTCCCAGGCCTCCGCGCCCGTGGCGCCAGCAGACTACGG GATGCTCCCAGCACAGATCATTGAGTATTACAACCCCTCAGGACCGCCGCCTCCTCCGCCGCCCCCCATGATTCCTTCAGCACAAACTGCTTTCGTCAGCCCTCTCCAGATCCCCATGCagccccccttccctgcctctgcgGGCTCCTCCTAcgcgcctcctccccaccctcccgccGCGGGGCTCGTGGTCACGGCCCCGCCGCCTCCGGGCCCACCGCCGCCCCCGCCGGGTCCTCCTGGCGCAGGGTCTTCTCGATCCTCCTCCCCGATGCACGGCCCCCCAGCAGCCGAGGCAAAGCGCCAGGAGACGGCACAGCCACCCATAAGCGATGCTCGAAGCGATCTGCTTGCTGCCATTCGAATGG GGATTCAGCTGAAGAAGGTGCAGGAACAGCGTGAGCAAGAAGCCAAGCGCGAGCCGGTTGGGAACGACGTGGCCACGATTCTGTCCAGACGCATCGCCGTGGAGTACAGCGATTCTGACGACGACTCCGAGTTCGACGAGAACGACTGGTCCGACTGA